A single genomic interval of Aureliella helgolandensis harbors:
- the trmB gene encoding tRNA (guanosine(46)-N7)-methyltransferase TrmB, with the protein MILPSENTPENSPSGEESPLDGSPTESEARPPKFKAIDQFSTPQQWDQLVSLERPAELEIGSGKGLFLQNAATAQPDHDFVGIELAAKFANRAAERLGKRNLTNAKMLRGDAQRFLREVVPDRSLVRVHVYFPDPWWRNKHKKRRVLNEQALADIERALVPGGEFHFWTDVLDYYEHICGQVMDLTKLAGPRYVPQRTAAHSMDYTTHFERRARTHGQPVYRAIFLQPSS; encoded by the coding sequence ATGATCTTGCCGTCTGAAAACACCCCCGAGAATTCCCCATCAGGCGAAGAGTCGCCCCTGGATGGCAGCCCTACGGAATCTGAGGCTCGCCCCCCAAAGTTCAAGGCGATCGACCAATTTTCCACTCCGCAGCAATGGGACCAACTGGTCAGTCTTGAGCGTCCTGCCGAACTGGAGATTGGCTCGGGCAAAGGGCTATTCCTCCAAAACGCGGCCACCGCTCAACCCGACCATGATTTTGTAGGAATTGAACTGGCAGCGAAGTTCGCCAATCGAGCGGCTGAGCGGCTGGGGAAACGGAATTTGACCAACGCCAAGATGTTGCGTGGTGACGCGCAGCGTTTCCTGCGCGAGGTGGTACCCGATCGCTCCTTGGTTCGCGTGCACGTCTACTTTCCCGACCCCTGGTGGCGCAACAAGCACAAGAAGCGCCGCGTGTTGAACGAGCAGGCATTGGCGGATATCGAGCGGGCCCTGGTCCCTGGTGGCGAATTCCATTTCTGGACTGATGTCTTGGACTACTACGAGCACATTTGTGGTCAAGTCATGGATCTGACGAAGCTGGCTGGCCCACGCTATGTCCCTCAGCGAACCGCCGCCCACTCCATGGACTACACGACGCATTTTGAGCGGCGCGCCCGCACCCATGGACAGCCGGTCTATCGCGCCATTTTCCTGCAACCTTCCTCCTAG
- a CDS encoding nitroreductase family protein translates to MESLNDHQTVDAAIRRRATIKVLSPTELAINDIRATVTELLEVAGWAPFHRPCDASHQHSSQLDGMVPWRMYALDANGCRQLRELLPEENAGKLPSMLASADAMIQATWLPNPPSDEFELSKTHLFEPTLANMEHLAAASAAIQNLLVAATARGIRNYWSSGGALLRGEQVFQQMGIPDGELLLGSLFLFPQETANAQVVGSKLRAQRPAPGQWTQWVELKS, encoded by the coding sequence ATGGAATCCCTGAACGATCATCAGACGGTGGATGCTGCGATACGACGTCGCGCGACCATTAAGGTTTTGTCGCCCACCGAACTTGCTATCAACGACATTCGCGCGACGGTAACCGAGTTGTTGGAAGTTGCCGGTTGGGCTCCTTTCCATCGCCCCTGTGATGCAAGCCATCAGCATTCCAGCCAACTCGACGGGATGGTCCCCTGGAGAATGTATGCTTTGGATGCCAACGGTTGCCGGCAACTGCGCGAACTGCTACCGGAAGAGAACGCGGGGAAGCTTCCCTCGATGCTAGCGTCCGCCGATGCCATGATTCAAGCCACTTGGCTCCCCAATCCGCCAAGTGATGAATTTGAGCTAAGCAAAACTCACCTATTCGAACCCACCCTGGCAAATATGGAGCACTTGGCAGCTGCCTCGGCAGCCATCCAGAATCTTTTGGTCGCAGCCACTGCCCGAGGAATTCGCAATTATTGGTCCAGTGGTGGCGCCCTGCTGCGTGGCGAGCAAGTTTTTCAGCAGATGGGCATCCCAGACGGCGAGCTCTTGCTGGGATCGCTATTCCTCTTCCCGCAGGAAACCGCCAACGCTCAGGTCGTAGGCAGTAAACTTCGGGCTCAGCGTCCCGCCCCCGGGCAATGGACCCAATGGGTAGAATTGAAGTCTTAG